The Methanocella arvoryzae MRE50 DNA window TTTAAATATTATATCTGTATTATGCAGTATCACAATTCCAGGTGAATAACCATGGCAGATGTAGTTGAAGTACTGGTTCCTGGCGGTAAGGCGAATCCGGGACCCCCACTGGGTCCGGCGCTCGGTCCCCTTGGAATCAACATCAAGAAAGTGGTCGATGAGATCAACAACAAGACCAAAGACTACAACGGTATGACCGTCCCGGTCAAGGTCATCGTCGACGCCAGCCGTAACTTTACGGTTGAAGTTGGAACACCACCGACATCTGCATTAGTTCTTTCGGAATTGAAGCTTGAGAAGGGCTCGGGCACTCCCAACACTAACTTTATTGGCAGCCTGACCATCGAACAAGCGATCAAAGTTGCCCAGATGAAGAGAGACGCGATGCTTAGCTACACCCTGAAGAACGCCGTCAAGGAAGTTGCAGGAACCTGTGTCAGCTTAGGTGTCATGATAGAGGGCAAGAAGCCGAAGGAATTTATCGCAGAAGTAAATGCGGGAAAATACGACGATAAACTGTCGGAGTAACATTAATGGCGACACTGACTGGTGTTACTAACACCTGCTGTGTCGTTACGACATTTTAACTGTCGTAGTAGACCGTAAGGTCGTGGACTACGGAGGAATTTAATGGCAAGAAAAGAAACGGTCGAAGCTGTCAAGAAAGCACTTGCCAGCAGGCCAAAAAGGAACTTTTCCGAAAGTGTTGATCTTGCTATCAATCTCAAAAACATAGACATGAGCCAGCCCAAGAACAGGGTTGACGAGGACATCATCCTCCCGAGCGGGCTCGGCAAGACCATCAAGGTCGCCGTGTTTGCCAAGGGTGAGGTTGCCGTCAACGCCGAGAAGGCCGGCGCAGACTATGTCTTCCCACCGGAAGAGATTGAGAAGCTGGGCGCTGACAAGCCCCGGGCTAAGAAATTAGCCTCAGAGGTCAACTTCTTCATTGCTGAAACAGCCTACATGCCTACGATCGGTAAGAGGCTCGGTACTGTGCTCGGCCCGAGGGGCAAAATGCCCGCTCCGCTGCCGCCGCAGGCTGACGTCACCGCTCTGATCACCAGGCAGAAAAAGTCGATCAAAATCAGATCCAAGGACAGGCTCACGTTCCATGCCACCATCGGCACGGAGACGATGACCCCTGAAGAGATCGCCGAGAACATCGACGCTATCATCAAGAGGCTAGAGACGAAGCTCGAAAAGGGCAAGCAGAACATCCACGCGATCTACGTCAAGACGACGATGGGCCCCGCTGTGAAGGTGATGTAAGCATGAACGCCGAAGCAGAGGTACACCACAGCGAACACATTCCCCAGTGGAAGAAAGACGAGATCAAGAAGATCGTGGACGGCGTGCACTCCCACAAGGTAGTCGGCATCGTCGACGTACGCGGCGTTCCGGCCGACTCGCTGCAGAAGATGCGGCGGAACCTGCTGGGCAAAGTCGAGATGCGCATGGTGCGCAACACGCTCTCGACCATCGCTTTCGACTCTCTCCCCGAGGGCGAGAAGGCGAAGGAACTGGCAAAGTACGTAGACGGCCAGATGCTGATCGTCTACACTAACGACAACCCGTTCAAGCTCTACAAGCTCCTGAACGCTACCAAATCCAAGCGTGCAGCCAAGGGCGGCGACATAGCCCCCAGCGACATCGTGATCCCCAAGGGACCGACCTCGTTCAAGCCCGGCCCACTTGTTGGCGAATTCCAGCAGGTCGGCATACCGGCAGGCATCGAGGGTGGCAAAGTAGTCATCAAGGACACTAAGACCGTCGTCAAGCAGGGCGAGAAGATCTCGGCCAAGCTGGCAGAGGCGCTCACCCGGTTAGAGATTATGCCCATCGATGTGGGTCTGAATCTCATGGCGGCAGTCGAAGGTCACATGCTCTACAAGCCTGAAGACCTGGGTATGGACGAGGATCTGCTCCGTGACATGTTTGCACAGGCAGCGGCCCACGCGTTCAACCTGAGCATTGAGGCAGGCATCACCACCAAGGACACAATCGAGCCGCTCATCCAGAAGGCGGTCATGGAGTCCAAGGCGCTCGCAGTGAATGCCCCCATATTCGAGAAGGACGTCATGGACTTAATTATGTCCAAGGCTGAGATGGAGATGCTGGCAGTCGCAAAGATGGTAGCCGGCAAAGAAAATGCACTTGACGATGAGCTCAAGGCAAAAGTACAATAACATTAACTAAGAGGTGTCAACAATGGAATACGTATACGCAGCACTTTTACTACACAAGGCTGGTAAGGCAGTCGATGAGGCAGGAGTCAGCTCCGTTCTGAAGGCAGCTGGAGTAGAGGTAAACGAGGCCCGTGT harbors:
- a CDS encoding 50S ribosomal protein L1 is translated as MARKETVEAVKKALASRPKRNFSESVDLAINLKNIDMSQPKNRVDEDIILPSGLGKTIKVAVFAKGEVAVNAEKAGADYVFPPEEIEKLGADKPRAKKLASEVNFFIAETAYMPTIGKRLGTVLGPRGKMPAPLPPQADVTALITRQKKSIKIRSKDRLTFHATIGTETMTPEEIAENIDAIIKRLETKLEKGKQNIHAIYVKTTMGPAVKVM
- a CDS encoding 50S ribosomal protein L10, whose product is MNAEAEVHHSEHIPQWKKDEIKKIVDGVHSHKVVGIVDVRGVPADSLQKMRRNLLGKVEMRMVRNTLSTIAFDSLPEGEKAKELAKYVDGQMLIVYTNDNPFKLYKLLNATKSKRAAKGGDIAPSDIVIPKGPTSFKPGPLVGEFQQVGIPAGIEGGKVVIKDTKTVVKQGEKISAKLAEALTRLEIMPIDVGLNLMAAVEGHMLYKPEDLGMDEDLLRDMFAQAAAHAFNLSIEAGITTKDTIEPLIQKAVMESKALAVNAPIFEKDVMDLIMSKAEMEMLAVAKMVAGKENALDDELKAKVQ
- a CDS encoding 50S ribosomal protein L11; translation: MADVVEVLVPGGKANPGPPLGPALGPLGINIKKVVDEINNKTKDYNGMTVPVKVIVDASRNFTVEVGTPPTSALVLSELKLEKGSGTPNTNFIGSLTIEQAIKVAQMKRDAMLSYTLKNAVKEVAGTCVSLGVMIEGKKPKEFIAEVNAGKYDDKLSE